A genome region from Mesorhizobium sp. WSM2240 includes the following:
- a CDS encoding methyltransferase domain-containing protein, translating into MSPSVYDRLTVNSPNPAARLAQRSRHERGIRLVKQHLSPSSAILDFGSNTGDFLNTLAGRGWSGPLYGYDPYVTPTAPSFTPVGSLGEIPDEVLDAVLAFETLEHVDDHVLEEFISFCERSLRAGGVLIISVPIMVGPILLLKYPNAVFINKSRWRYSAWELFRAAILWQQVPRSKSGAYLDHKGFDYRVLRQRLARRFAPISIGYSPFPGLSPVLNSQAFMCFRR; encoded by the coding sequence ATGAGTCCGTCCGTCTATGACCGCTTGACGGTGAATAGCCCCAACCCGGCTGCACGGCTTGCGCAGAGAAGCCGGCATGAAAGGGGTATCCGACTTGTGAAGCAACATCTCTCTCCCAGCAGCGCTATCCTCGACTTCGGATCCAACACGGGCGACTTTCTTAACACGCTGGCCGGCAGGGGCTGGTCAGGACCGCTTTACGGCTATGATCCCTATGTGACGCCAACAGCCCCATCGTTCACGCCGGTAGGGAGCCTGGGAGAGATACCTGATGAGGTACTAGACGCGGTGCTGGCCTTTGAAACCCTCGAGCATGTCGACGACCACGTATTAGAGGAGTTCATCTCGTTCTGTGAGCGCTCTCTTCGGGCTGGCGGAGTTCTGATCATCTCCGTGCCCATCATGGTTGGGCCTATTCTCCTGCTCAAGTACCCCAACGCCGTTTTCATAAACAAGTCGCGATGGCGATACAGCGCCTGGGAGCTATTCCGTGCGGCGATTCTCTGGCAACAGGTCCCACGGAGCAAGTCCGGCGCCTATCTCGATCACAAGGGGTTTGACTACAGGGTACTACGCCAGAGGCTCGCCCGCCGCTTCGCCCCGATCTCGATCGGATATTCTCCATTTCCGGGCTTGAGCCCGGTCCTAAACTCTCAGGCTTTTATGTGCTTCCGGCGATGA
- a CDS encoding O-antigen ligase family protein, with translation MRYLLTFAILSLFVPIRLKTELVLLRPFEMLTLLVMIAGFLTGRWRHVSLPAGFLLLLPFFCWHVASAFSNGAQNGLRELLQISAVTALAFALAQEAGRISIAKAARVLFFGMGLILVYIIAWHLANGDWVGWKQLVDPKLVFTFLPVMLAGLLVFAGRTERRILWLAWSGLFPLLLLSGERKALLIYIFLTAALLMRGRLATTVPAVGAGLLALLALSSVVDNPYLARQLQTLLNPASMGQYNHLLVTGEYAQGDTPSNVQRAFAFDLSRKLFAEHPLVGIGTNQFKNIIDTEFSNLPEELRLGIHGEFQRILTENGIIGLSLYIFIWLAAWFRLSRALSWALFHGLIGAAQARLLPLVLLIPCAFYVGTEASGTRAFVTLIVVSLLPELTRHGLWLSLHRARRSHPKTMRHSRLLGRPLQGSTR, from the coding sequence ATGCGTTACCTTCTGACATTCGCGATCCTGAGCTTGTTTGTGCCGATAAGGCTCAAGACGGAACTTGTCCTACTGCGTCCCTTCGAGATGCTCACGCTGCTCGTGATGATTGCCGGCTTCCTGACGGGACGCTGGCGGCATGTGTCGCTTCCCGCGGGCTTCTTGCTGCTCCTGCCGTTCTTCTGCTGGCATGTGGCATCGGCCTTTTCGAATGGCGCGCAGAACGGCCTGCGCGAGCTGCTGCAAATCTCGGCCGTAACAGCGCTCGCCTTTGCTTTGGCACAGGAAGCCGGACGTATAAGTATCGCAAAGGCGGCCCGCGTCCTGTTCTTCGGCATGGGGCTGATCCTAGTTTATATCATCGCCTGGCATCTGGCCAATGGCGATTGGGTTGGATGGAAACAATTGGTCGATCCGAAGTTGGTCTTTACTTTCTTGCCGGTTATGCTTGCGGGCCTGCTCGTCTTTGCCGGAAGGACGGAGCGCCGTATCCTTTGGCTTGCCTGGTCTGGCTTGTTTCCCCTGCTTCTGCTTTCGGGAGAGCGCAAGGCACTCTTGATCTATATCTTCCTGACGGCCGCCCTTCTCATGCGCGGTCGACTCGCCACGACCGTGCCGGCCGTAGGCGCAGGATTGCTCGCACTGCTTGCCTTATCGAGCGTCGTGGACAATCCGTATCTCGCGCGCCAGCTGCAGACGCTGCTAAATCCTGCGAGCATGGGGCAGTATAACCACCTGCTGGTAACAGGCGAGTATGCTCAGGGCGACACGCCGAGCAATGTTCAGCGCGCCTTTGCCTTCGACCTGTCGAGGAAGCTTTTTGCGGAGCATCCTCTGGTAGGTATCGGCACGAACCAGTTCAAGAATATTATCGATACGGAGTTCAGCAATCTTCCTGAAGAGCTGCGGCTGGGGATACATGGCGAGTTTCAACGCATCCTCACCGAGAACGGCATCATTGGGCTCAGCCTCTATATTTTCATTTGGCTCGCCGCATGGTTTCGGTTAAGCCGCGCTCTAAGCTGGGCACTTTTCCACGGATTGATCGGAGCGGCCCAGGCACGGCTTCTGCCCCTCGTGCTCCTTATTCCCTGCGCCTTTTACGTTGGAACAGAAGCCTCCGGCACACGAGCTTTCGTCACGCTGATCGTTGTCTCGCTCCTGCCGGAATTGACGCGGCACGGGCTTTGGCTATCATTGCACAGGGCGCGGAGGAGCCACCCCAAAACTATGAGGCATTCTCGATTGCTCGGGCGTCCTTTGCAAGGAAGCACGAGATGA
- a CDS encoding glycosyltransferase family 2 protein, translating to MSVSVILTCHNEERFIVQAVESVINQTASSRIKEIIIVNDASTDGSAEVIAALARREPRIHVLTAAGIGLPSARNLAIRHSTGDFIAILDGDDFWAEDKLERQLAVFGNGCKAGLVYGDFVDFSAPDLSDAQHVPVRRYHADQSDTLPTYFLRDGPIVPSNIIMRREIVENVGLFNETFRVGEDTEFCLRIAERWTFQHVAGALVYKRRHGSNATRRLDALLPTAERVTRECVMRWPELAHLARRRNARFYAKAGNDCVAQGEKQRGARLLVRAMRHDPLSWRVYVYILLCVLPRGVEPQVRRAAKLLFYRALRKGSGIDEYRGAQR from the coding sequence ATGAGTGTTTCGGTTATCCTGACATGCCACAATGAGGAACGCTTCATTGTGCAGGCGGTGGAAAGCGTGATCAATCAGACCGCGTCGAGCCGCATCAAAGAGATCATCATTGTGAATGACGCCTCGACCGACGGCTCGGCGGAAGTCATCGCCGCGCTGGCTCGCAGGGAGCCGCGCATACATGTCCTGACGGCGGCCGGTATCGGCCTTCCATCGGCGAGGAACCTTGCCATCAGACATTCTACTGGCGATTTTATTGCAATCCTTGACGGTGATGACTTCTGGGCCGAGGACAAGCTTGAGCGTCAATTGGCCGTCTTCGGCAATGGCTGCAAGGCGGGCCTTGTCTATGGTGATTTTGTCGATTTTTCTGCTCCGGATCTTTCCGATGCACAACACGTCCCGGTACGCCGCTATCACGCGGACCAAAGCGACACGTTGCCGACATATTTTCTGCGTGATGGGCCGATTGTTCCTTCCAACATTATTATGCGGCGGGAGATTGTCGAAAATGTCGGATTATTCAACGAGACGTTCAGGGTTGGAGAGGATACAGAGTTTTGTTTGCGCATAGCCGAGCGCTGGACATTTCAACATGTTGCCGGAGCACTCGTCTACAAACGGCGCCATGGCTCGAACGCAACCCGCAGACTCGACGCGCTTCTGCCGACAGCCGAACGCGTCACGCGAGAATGCGTCATGCGATGGCCGGAGCTTGCGCACCTCGCGCGCCGGCGCAACGCGCGTTTTTACGCGAAAGCCGGCAATGATTGCGTGGCTCAAGGCGAAAAGCAACGCGGAGCGCGCCTTCTAGTTCGCGCAATGCGGCACGATCCATTGTCCTGGCGCGTCTATGTTTACATCCTTCTTTGCGTCCTGCCGAGGGGCGTGGAGCCGCAGGTGCGCCGCGCAGCCAAGCTGTTGTTCTACCGCGCCCTGCGCAAAGGGAGCGGCATTGACGAATATCGGGGCGCTCAACGCTAG
- a CDS encoding glycosyltransferase, with the protein MRILYFINGFDPGGAEHGLLTLLQAGFFSGHELKILACCRGRGALADEIAANIGEHNLILTSQREEPSLRTFVSTFFVMLRLIREWRPDMVALSLKQANLLGRFAAMFAPRLRCVSFEHIARYRSRRAEGVYGPVLKALSWRVDEIWADCENTLRETQAYFLPRRRQSYVVPLFLADEASSHKRDYSLNTPLRLAGAGRLMARKNFDRLIEAIRMLQDRGVSASLDLYGEGPERQALSRKADELGIRDRVHFHGYVARWFELACDRDMFINLSDTEGFCIVVAEAMLAGLPVIATDIGGIRDYGKDGENMLKLTVPSAEMVVTQALALAADETLRKKIGRQARQDMLQAYSQDALRARATVVLGGGM; encoded by the coding sequence ATGCGAATTCTTTACTTCATCAACGGCTTCGATCCCGGTGGTGCCGAGCACGGGCTGCTGACGTTGCTGCAAGCAGGATTTTTCAGCGGGCATGAGCTGAAGATTCTCGCCTGTTGCCGTGGTCGCGGAGCTCTTGCCGATGAAATCGCCGCAAACATCGGAGAGCACAATCTTATTCTGACGTCGCAGCGCGAAGAGCCTTCCTTGCGCACCTTCGTGAGCACGTTCTTTGTGATGTTGCGCCTTATCCGGGAGTGGCGGCCGGATATGGTTGCGTTGTCGCTCAAGCAGGCCAATCTCCTAGGACGATTCGCTGCGATGTTCGCTCCTCGGCTTCGCTGCGTTTCATTCGAGCACATCGCCCGTTACCGCTCCCGGCGTGCCGAAGGCGTTTATGGCCCTGTGCTCAAGGCACTGTCCTGGCGTGTCGACGAAATCTGGGCTGATTGCGAAAATACGCTGCGGGAGACGCAAGCATACTTCCTGCCCCGCAGGCGCCAGTCGTATGTGGTGCCTCTGTTTCTTGCCGATGAGGCTTCCTCCCATAAGCGCGATTACTCGCTCAACACACCCTTGCGCCTTGCTGGAGCCGGACGCCTTATGGCGCGAAAGAATTTTGACCGCCTGATTGAGGCCATCCGAATGCTCCAAGACCGGGGTGTTTCGGCAAGCCTCGATCTTTATGGCGAGGGGCCGGAACGGCAGGCCCTTTCTCGCAAGGCGGATGAGCTCGGCATTCGAGATCGCGTGCATTTCCATGGATATGTCGCACGCTGGTTCGAGTTGGCTTGTGATCGTGACATGTTCATCAATCTGTCCGATACGGAAGGGTTCTGCATCGTCGTCGCGGAGGCGATGCTTGCCGGCCTTCCGGTGATCGCGACCGACATCGGCGGTATCCGGGATTACGGCAAGGATGGGGAGAACATGCTGAAGCTTACTGTGCCCTCCGCGGAGATGGTGGTGACGCAAGCATTAGCGCTCGCGGCCGATGAAACGCTCCGCAAGAAGATCGGAAGACAGGCACGACAGGACATGCTCCAGGCCTATTCGCAGGATGCTCTGCGTGCCCGCGCGACAGTGGTGTTGGGGGGCGGAATGTAA
- a CDS encoding glycosyltransferase family A protein, giving the protein MTQDKVTVGVVVPMFNAERTIGATLTSICRQSHQALDIIVVDDGSTDRSVSIVAAYAEQDRRIRLLRQSNAGVAHARNSGAASTDAAFLAFVDADDLWASSKIALQLRVLKEGGSLAGLAYCWFADIDEDGRIFSFNQPDAEGRVLQRMCRNNFVGNGSSMLVRHSAFERAGQFDPSLRARDAEGCEDFLLCLRIAENYEFRVVPQHLVGYRRTIGSMSSNVMQMFRSYEIVLAEFREKYPQFGSDLDAHLLDMINTLAVRALVGGRPSAAWYLSKKLFFLDPRTAISRLPHTVDVYCRGLVPRWIKVRVKRMRNEEVRPLYGEIFAGSKFE; this is encoded by the coding sequence ATGACCCAGGACAAAGTCACGGTAGGCGTCGTGGTGCCGATGTTCAATGCCGAGCGAACCATTGGTGCGACGCTGACCAGCATCTGTCGGCAGAGCCATCAGGCACTGGACATTATTGTGGTGGATGATGGGTCGACGGACCGGTCCGTATCAATCGTGGCCGCCTACGCCGAGCAAGATCGGCGTATACGCCTTCTCAGGCAGTCAAACGCGGGTGTTGCGCATGCCCGCAACAGCGGTGCCGCTTCCACCGACGCAGCGTTTCTGGCGTTTGTTGACGCGGATGATCTTTGGGCCTCCTCCAAAATCGCGCTGCAACTGCGTGTCCTGAAGGAAGGTGGCTCGTTAGCAGGCCTGGCATATTGCTGGTTTGCGGATATCGATGAGGACGGTCGGATATTTTCATTCAACCAGCCCGATGCCGAAGGTCGCGTGCTCCAACGCATGTGCAGAAACAATTTTGTCGGTAACGGAAGTTCGATGCTTGTGCGTCACTCCGCATTCGAGCGGGCGGGACAATTCGATCCGTCCTTGAGGGCCAGGGACGCAGAAGGCTGCGAGGACTTCCTATTGTGCCTCAGAATAGCGGAGAATTACGAGTTTCGTGTCGTGCCCCAACACCTTGTGGGTTACCGAAGGACGATCGGGAGCATGTCGAGCAATGTCATGCAGATGTTTCGTTCGTATGAAATTGTCCTTGCCGAGTTTCGCGAAAAATATCCGCAATTCGGAAGCGATCTCGATGCCCATCTGCTTGACATGATCAATACGCTTGCCGTGAGAGCTTTGGTTGGCGGGCGGCCTTCCGCAGCCTGGTACCTGTCGAAGAAGCTCTTCTTCCTGGATCCGCGCACGGCGATTTCGCGTCTGCCTCACACGGTCGACGTCTACTGCCGTGGGTTGGTTCCTCGCTGGATCAAAGTTCGAGTAAAACGGATGCGAAACGAGGAGGTCCGGCCTCTTTATGGAGAGATTTTCGCTGGATCAAAGTTCGAGTAA
- the galE gene encoding UDP-glucose 4-epimerase GalE produces the protein MKTVLVTGGAGYVGSHCCKAFAESGWSVIAYDNLSRGWRDAVKWGPIVEGDISDAAAVAAALHQYRPDVVAHFAAYAYVGESVEHPELYYRNNSFGSLVLLEEMLKVGVDKLIFSSTCASYGVPIRSPIDETHPQSPINPYGWSKFIIERMVDDLSVAHGLNAVVLRYFNAAGCDPDGEIGERHEPETHVIPLAIEAAVKPGRIFTINGADLDTRDGTAERDYIHVTDLARAHVLAAEKLLRDAGVHVYNLGTGTGTTVKELVDAVSRVSGTRLSVVYGPRRAGDPPALVAAAGKAEQELGWVSNQSGIDRIVETALAWYCSRL, from the coding sequence ATGAAGACAGTCTTGGTCACGGGCGGGGCCGGCTATGTAGGGTCCCACTGTTGCAAGGCGTTCGCCGAATCCGGTTGGTCGGTCATTGCGTATGACAACCTCTCGCGTGGCTGGCGCGATGCGGTCAAATGGGGACCGATCGTCGAGGGCGACATTTCCGACGCCGCCGCCGTGGCGGCAGCGCTACACCAGTATCGGCCGGATGTGGTGGCGCATTTCGCCGCCTATGCCTATGTTGGTGAGTCCGTCGAGCACCCGGAACTCTATTACCGAAACAACAGCTTTGGGTCGTTGGTTTTGCTTGAGGAAATGCTCAAGGTCGGCGTCGACAAGCTTATCTTTTCGAGCACCTGCGCATCTTACGGTGTTCCAATCCGGTCTCCAATTGACGAAACGCATCCGCAATCGCCGATCAATCCCTACGGGTGGTCGAAATTCATCATAGAACGGATGGTGGACGACCTCTCGGTTGCCCATGGCCTCAACGCGGTCGTGCTTCGGTATTTCAACGCGGCTGGATGCGATCCCGACGGCGAGATCGGGGAGCGGCATGAACCGGAAACACATGTCATTCCGCTGGCTATCGAGGCGGCAGTCAAGCCGGGCCGGATTTTTACCATCAACGGTGCGGACCTCGATACCCGCGATGGAACCGCTGAGCGGGACTACATCCACGTCACCGATCTCGCACGTGCCCACGTTCTGGCGGCGGAGAAGCTTCTCCGCGACGCGGGAGTCCACGTCTACAATCTCGGCACCGGAACCGGGACTACGGTGAAGGAACTGGTCGATGCGGTGAGCCGAGTTTCGGGAACGCGCCTATCGGTGGTTTATGGTCCGCGCAGAGCAGGTGACCCGCCGGCGCTTGTGGCCGCGGCCGGCAAGGCTGAGCAGGAGCTGGGCTGGGTTTCGAACCAATCCGGAATCGACAGGATCGTCGAAACGGCGCTGGCCTGGTACTGTAGCCGGCTATGA
- a CDS encoding UDP-glucuronic acid decarboxylase family protein: protein MQQVKRILVTGGAGFLGSFLCERLLGDGHEVACLDNFFTGSRRNVAHLLDNRFFEIIRHDVTFPLYVEVDEIYNLACPASPVHYQFDPVQTTKTSVHGAINMLGLAKRVRGKILQASTSEVYGDPEVHPQTEDYWGRVNPIGPRSCYDEGKRCAETLFFDHWRQHRLRIKVARIFNTYGPRMRPDDGRVISNFIVQALQNEPITVYGTGHQTRSFCYVDDLIDGLVRLMQTADDVTGPINLGNPVEFTMLELANLVIELTGSRSKIRFLPLPVDDPRQRQPDIGCALRELNWKPRTVLRDGLAKTIAYFDDLVSAGHVRPAAAE, encoded by the coding sequence ATGCAGCAGGTAAAACGAATCCTGGTGACTGGGGGTGCAGGTTTCCTTGGATCGTTCTTGTGTGAGCGGCTGCTTGGCGACGGTCATGAGGTGGCATGCCTCGACAATTTCTTCACCGGAAGTCGAAGGAACGTGGCGCATCTGCTCGACAACAGATTCTTCGAGATCATTCGCCACGACGTGACGTTTCCGCTCTACGTAGAAGTCGATGAAATTTACAACCTTGCCTGCCCGGCAAGCCCCGTTCACTATCAGTTCGATCCGGTCCAGACGACCAAGACCAGTGTCCATGGGGCGATCAACATGCTCGGCTTGGCCAAGCGAGTTCGCGGGAAGATCCTTCAGGCGTCCACTTCCGAAGTTTATGGCGACCCTGAAGTTCATCCGCAGACCGAGGACTATTGGGGCAGGGTAAATCCGATAGGGCCCCGTTCCTGTTACGACGAAGGCAAGCGCTGTGCAGAAACCCTGTTCTTCGACCATTGGCGACAGCACAGGCTGCGGATCAAGGTAGCGCGCATCTTCAACACGTACGGTCCGAGGATGCGTCCGGACGACGGCCGCGTCATTTCCAACTTCATCGTGCAGGCACTGCAAAACGAGCCGATAACGGTGTATGGCACCGGCCACCAAACCCGTTCATTTTGCTACGTCGACGATCTCATCGACGGTCTGGTTCGCCTGATGCAAACGGCTGACGATGTTACCGGTCCGATCAATCTCGGCAATCCGGTCGAATTCACGATGCTGGAACTCGCCAATCTTGTGATCGAACTTACCGGAAGCCGCTCCAAGATCAGGTTTTTGCCCTTGCCCGTCGACGACCCAAGGCAGCGACAGCCTGATATCGGGTGTGCTTTGCGCGAGCTCAACTGGAAGCCAAGAACCGTATTGCGCGATGGTCTTGCCAAGACCATCGCCTATTTCGACGACTTGGTTTCAGCGGGGCATGTCCGGCCCGCCGCTGCCGAATGA
- the cysD gene encoding sulfate adenylyltransferase subunit CysD, translating into MNVPLTHLQRLEFEAIHIFREVAAAFAKPVMLYSVGKDSSVLLHLAMKAFYPAKPPFPFLHVDTTWKFREMIEFRDQMAKKLGFDLLVHVNEDGVRDGINPFDHGSNTHTHVMKTVGLRQALDKYGFDAAFGGARRDEEKSRAKERIFSFRNAQHVWDPKNQRPEMWKIYNTRISPGESIRVFPLSNWTELDIWQYILREDIPIVPLYFAKKRPVVNRDGMLIMRDDERMKLRPGEVIENRLVRFRTLGCYPLTGAIDSDADDLEGIVNEMLIARTSERQGRLIDRDEAGSMEKKKREGYF; encoded by the coding sequence ATGAATGTCCCTTTGACGCATCTGCAACGCCTAGAGTTCGAGGCCATCCATATTTTTCGCGAGGTGGCGGCGGCGTTTGCCAAGCCGGTGATGCTCTATTCGGTTGGCAAGGATTCGTCGGTGCTGCTGCATCTGGCGATGAAGGCATTTTATCCGGCCAAGCCGCCATTTCCGTTCTTGCACGTCGACACGACCTGGAAATTCCGCGAGATGATCGAGTTTCGCGATCAGATGGCCAAGAAGCTGGGCTTCGACCTTCTTGTGCACGTCAACGAGGACGGCGTGCGCGACGGCATCAATCCGTTCGATCACGGCTCCAACACCCACACTCATGTCATGAAGACGGTGGGCCTGCGCCAGGCGCTCGACAAATACGGTTTCGACGCGGCCTTTGGCGGCGCCCGCCGCGACGAGGAAAAGTCGCGCGCGAAAGAGCGCATCTTCTCGTTCCGCAATGCGCAGCACGTCTGGGACCCCAAGAACCAGCGCCCGGAAATGTGGAAGATCTACAACACCCGGATTTCGCCGGGTGAATCGATCCGCGTCTTCCCGCTGTCCAACTGGACCGAGCTCGACATTTGGCAATACATCTTGCGCGAGGACATCCCGATCGTGCCGCTTTATTTCGCCAAAAAGCGGCCGGTGGTGAACCGCGACGGCATGCTGATCATGCGCGATGACGAGCGCATGAAGCTTAGGCCCGGCGAAGTCATCGAGAACCGCCTGGTCCGTTTCAGGACGCTCGGCTGCTATCCGCTGACCGGGGCGATCGATTCCGACGCCGACGATCTCGAAGGCATCGTCAATGAGATGCTGATTGCCCGAACCTCGGAACGCCAGGGCCGGCTGATCGACCGGGACGAGGCCGGCTCGATGGAAAAGAAGAAGCGCGAAGGATATTTCTGA
- the cysN gene encoding sulfate adenylyltransferase subunit CysN, with the protein MRRTSSTTAAGVVDIDGFLADQEQKSLLRFLTCGSVDDGKSTLIGRLLSDTKQIFEDQLATLERDSKKHGTTGDDIDFALLVDGLEAEREQGITIDVAYRFFATPKRKFIVADTPGHEQYTRNMATGASTADLAIVLVDARQGVLRQTRRHSIIASLLGIRHVVLAVNKIDLVGFDRDVFARIVADYTEFAKDLGFSSIVPIPMSARFGDNVSRRSEKTGWYGGPTLIDHLETVVVDPASEQPFRFPVQYVNRPNLDFRGFAGTVASGSIGAGEEIVVAKSGKKSRIKRIVAQDGDLERAVEGQAVTIVLEDEVEVSRGNLLVAPEARPQVADQFAANLVWFDEQALLPGRSYILRTETDQASATISELKYRLNVNDFAREAAKSLAMNEVGVVNISTQSPIAFDSFAENRTTGAFILIDRITNATVGAGMILHPLRRASNVHWQALDVAKSARADIKHQKPAVLWFTGLSGSGKSTIANLLEKKLHASGRHTYILDGDNVRHGLNRDLGFTDEDRVENIRRVAEVARLMVDAGLIVLVSFISPFRAERRMAREIVAEGEFVEVFVDTPFEECAARDPKGLYAKALSGEIKNFTGLDSPYERPENADVRLETIGKTPEEMVDALERWLHDRNIVQRPVDDEGGSI; encoded by the coding sequence ATGCGCCGTACGTCGTCGACAACGGCCGCTGGGGTCGTCGATATCGATGGATTTCTCGCCGACCAGGAACAGAAGTCGCTGCTGCGCTTCCTGACCTGCGGTTCGGTCGACGACGGCAAGTCGACGCTGATCGGCCGGCTGCTGTCCGACACCAAGCAGATATTCGAGGACCAGCTGGCCACGCTGGAGCGCGATTCCAAGAAGCACGGCACGACCGGCGACGACATTGATTTCGCGTTGCTGGTGGATGGGCTGGAGGCCGAGCGCGAGCAGGGCATCACCATCGACGTCGCCTACCGTTTCTTCGCCACGCCCAAGCGCAAATTCATCGTGGCCGACACGCCCGGCCATGAACAATATACGCGCAACATGGCGACGGGCGCCTCGACCGCCGATCTCGCCATCGTGCTGGTCGACGCCAGGCAGGGTGTGCTGCGCCAGACCCGCCGCCATTCGATCATCGCCTCGCTGCTCGGCATCCGCCACGTGGTGCTTGCGGTCAATAAGATCGATCTGGTCGGCTTCGACCGCGACGTGTTCGCCAGGATCGTCGCCGACTACACGGAATTCGCCAAGGATCTCGGCTTCTCGTCGATCGTGCCGATCCCGATGTCGGCCCGCTTCGGCGACAACGTCTCGCGGCGCTCGGAAAAGACCGGCTGGTATGGCGGCCCGACCTTGATCGACCATCTCGAAACGGTGGTGGTCGATCCCGCGAGCGAACAGCCGTTCCGGTTTCCCGTGCAGTATGTAAACCGGCCGAATCTCGATTTCCGCGGTTTTGCGGGAACGGTCGCGTCGGGCTCCATCGGAGCGGGCGAAGAGATCGTCGTTGCAAAATCCGGCAAGAAGTCGCGCATCAAGCGCATCGTTGCACAGGACGGCGATCTCGAACGGGCGGTGGAGGGGCAGGCGGTCACCATCGTCCTGGAGGACGAGGTCGAGGTCTCGCGCGGCAATCTTCTGGTTGCGCCCGAAGCACGGCCGCAGGTCGCCGACCAGTTCGCAGCCAACCTCGTCTGGTTCGACGAGCAGGCGCTTTTGCCCGGCCGCTCCTACATATTGCGCACCGAGACCGACCAGGCGAGCGCGACCATTTCGGAATTGAAATACCGCCTCAATGTCAATGACTTCGCGCGGGAAGCGGCGAAATCGCTGGCGATGAACGAGGTCGGCGTCGTCAACATCTCGACGCAGTCGCCGATCGCCTTCGACAGCTTCGCCGAAAACCGCACCACCGGCGCGTTCATCCTGATCGATCGCATCACCAATGCGACCGTCGGGGCCGGCATGATCCTGCACCCGCTGCGCCGCGCATCGAATGTGCATTGGCAGGCGCTCGACGTCGCCAAATCGGCCCGTGCGGATATAAAGCACCAGAAGCCGGCGGTTCTCTGGTTCACCGGGCTTTCGGGCTCGGGCAAGTCGACCATCGCCAATCTGCTCGAGAAGAAGCTGCATGCGAGCGGTCGCCACACCTACATTCTCGACGGCGATAATGTCCGCCACGGTCTTAACCGCGATCTCGGCTTCACCGACGAAGACCGCGTCGAAAACATCCGCCGCGTCGCCGAAGTGGCGCGCCTGATGGTCGATGCCGGCCTGATCGTGCTCGTCTCCTTCATCTCGCCGTTCCGCGCCGAGCGCCGCATGGCGCGCGAGATCGTGGCCGAGGGCGAGTTCGTCGAGGTGTTCGTCGACACGCCGTTCGAGGAATGCGCCGCACGCGACCCGAAAGGGCTCTATGCGAAAGCGCTCAGCGGCGAGATAAAGAACTTCACCGGCCTGGATTCGCCTTACGAACGGCCGGAAAATGCCGACGTGCGACTAGAAACGATCGGCAAAACGCCGGAAGAGATGGTAGATGCGCTCGAAAGATGGCTCCATGACCGCAATATTGTCCAACGACCTGTTGACGACGAAGGTGGATCCATCTGA